One Vicia villosa cultivar HV-30 ecotype Madison, WI unplaced genomic scaffold, Vvil1.0 ctg.000968F_1_1, whole genome shotgun sequence genomic window carries:
- the LOC131632587 gene encoding uncharacterized protein LOC131632587, which yields MAQGNYMERNKRDYGLRFDHDVKLRKLKARQAHKHSKKAQKSLGLEGKKIAKKNYAQKAQMRKTLAMHEESTIRRKADDNVRDGAVPAYLLDRENTNRAKILSNTIKQKRKEKAGKWDVPLPKVRPVAEEEMFKVVRTGKRKTKQWKRMVTKTTFVGADFTRKPPKYERFIRPTGLRFTKAHVTHPELKCTFNLEIIGVKKNPNGPMYTSLGVMTRGSIIEVNVSELGLVTPAGKVVWGKYAQVTNNPENDGCINAVLLV from the exons ATG GCTCAAGGAAATTACATGGAACGGAACAAACGAGATTATGGCCTCCGTTTCGATCACGATGTGAAACTGCGCAAGTTAAAGGCTCGTCAAGCTCACAAGCACTCTAAAAAGGCCCAGAAG AGTTTGGGTCTTGAGGGTAAGAAGATTGCCAAGAAAAATTATGCGCAGAAAGCGCAGATGAGGAAGAC TTTGGCCATGCATGAAGAGTCAACAATTAGGCGCAAGGCTGATGATAATGTTCGGGATGGAGCTGTTCCTGCATATCTTCTGGATCGTGAAAACACGAACCGGGCAAAG ATTCTCAGCAACACTATTAAGCAAAAGAGGAAGGAGAAGGCTGGGAAATGGGATGTTCCTCTACCAAAG GTACGTCCTGTGGCTGAAGAAGAAATGTTCAAAGTAGTCCGCACTGGTAAAAGAAAGA CGAAGCAATGGAAGAGGATGGTTACCAAAACTACTTTTGTTGGGGCTGATTTTACCAGAAAACCTCCAAAGTATGAGCGGTTCATTCGTCCTACTGGATTGCGGTTCACTAAAGCTCATGTCACTCATCCAGAACTTAAATGCACATTCAATCTAGAAATTATTGGAGTCAAGAAAAACCCAAATGGACCTATGTACACTTCTCTTGGTGTCATGACCAGAGGATCCATAATCGag GTGAATGTTAGCGAACTTGGTCTGGTTACACCTGCAGGGAAAGTTGTGTGGG GTAAATATGCTCAGGTTACCAACAACCCAGAAAATGATGGCTGTATTAATGCTGTTTTACTTGTTTAA
- the LOC131632598 gene encoding probable cyclic nucleotide-gated ion channel 16, giving the protein MNREIQQFPVSSSSHFHQRFPKSFSLRRKVPWWYQIQHPRSPFLAKWNVIFLYSCLFALFLDPLYFYIPITGDKACLETDLVLGVFVTLLRTVADLFFFFHIILKFRTAFNSPTSRVYGRKELITDPGMITRRYLRHDFIIDLLACLPLPQIVIWIVIPATKNSTAAHSNHTLSLIVLIQYIPRLFQIFPLQRRILKTSGLIAKTALAGALYNLGFYMLASHVLGATWYVTSIQRQYECWRIMCKKEMNRTHSPSCNPSFLDCNTLNTRERQVWFRRTRVLSACDALNDRNHFQFGMFADAFTDHVSSSRFFQKYFYCLWWGLKNLSSYGQNLQTSTYSGETLFSSFICIAGLILFAHLIGNMQNYLQSSTARLEEWRLKQKDTEEWMNHRQLPPELQERVRRFVQYKWLATRGVDEEAILKALPIDLRRQIQRHLCLDIVRRVPFFGQMDDQLLDAICERLVSSLNTKNSYLAREGDPVREMLFIIRGSIESSTTDGGRSGFFNSITLKPGDFCGEELLTWALTPDPSLNLPDSTRTVKTITEVEAFALRADDLKFVSSQFKRLHSKKLQHAFRYYSHQWRAWGASFIQAAWRRHRKRELAMELMEKENLYYENVMEIEGYEGSGAGESSNANQGQNFGATFLASRFAANTKKGAVKKVTIIPDDTSLKMPKMFKPTEPDFSTFQED; this is encoded by the exons atgaatagagaaatacaacAATTCCCAGTCTCATCTTCATCACATTTCCACCAACGTTTTCCAAAATCATTCTCTCTTCGTAGAAAAGTGCCATGGTGGTACCAAATACAACATCCACGTTCACCTTTCCTTGCAAAATGGAACGTAATATTCCTCTACTCCTGCCTCTTTGCTCTCTTTCTAGACCCTCTTTATTTCTATATTCCCATCACAGGAGACAAAGCATGCTTGGAAACCGATTTAGTCCTCGGTGTTTTCGTCACGCTATTACGTACCGTCGctgatctcttcttcttctttcatatAATTCTTAAGTTTCGCACCGCGTTCAATTCTCCTACCTCTCGCGTATATGGCCGCAAAGAGCTTATCACCGATCCCGGTATGATTACCCGTCGATACCTCAGGCATGATTTCATCATTGACCTTCTTGCCTGCCTTCCTTTGCCTCAG ATAGTTATTTGGATTGTGATTCCTGCAACAAAAAACTCGACCGCAGCTCATTCGAACCACACACTATCCCTAATAGTACTAATTCAGTACATTCCAAGACTGTTTCAGATTTTTCCTTTACAACGCAGAATCTTGAAGACTAGTGGGCTTATAGCGAAAACTGCTTTGGCAGGTGCATTGTACAATCTCGGTTTCTACATGCTCGCCAGCCAT GTTTTAGGAGCAACGTGGTATGTGACGTCGATTCAGAGACAATACGAGTGTTGGAGAATAATGTGCAAGAAGGAAATGAACAGAACACATTCACCTTCTTGTAATCCTTCTTTTCTTGATTGTAATACTCTTAATACCCGCGAGCGACAGGTTTGGTTTAGACGCACTCGAGTCCTCTCTGCTTGCGATGCACTCAATGATAGAAACCACTTTCAGTTCGGAATGTTTGCTGATGCTTTTACTGATCATGTCTCTTCCTCGCGATTCTTTCAAAAGTATTTTTATTGCCTCTGGTGGGGTTTGAAAAATCTCAG TTCATATGGACAAAATCTTCAAACTAGTACTTACAGCGGCGAAACGTTATTTTCAAGTTTCATATGCATAGCAGGCCTTATCCTCTTTGCACATCTcattggtaacatgcag AATTATCTGCAATCTTCAACTGCAAGACTTGAAGAGTGGAGACTTAAACAAAAAGATACAGAAGAATGGATGAATCATCGCCAACTTCCACCAGAGCTACAAGAACGTGTTCGTCGTTTTGTTCAGTACAAATGGCTTGCCACGAGAGGTGTTGACGAAGAAGCCATTTTGAAAGCCTTGCCTATCGATCTTCGCCGCCAGATTCAGAGGCATCTCTGTCTTGACATTGTTCGCCGA GTACCGTTTTTTGGCCAAATGGATGATCAACTTCTCGATGCTATATGCGAACGTCTAGTTTCATCGCTGAACACGAAAAATTCATATCTAGCTAGAGAAGGTGATCCAGTTCGAGAGATGCTTTTCATCATCCGAGGAAGTATAGAGAGTTCTACAACAGACGGTGGTAGATCAGGATTCTTCAATTCAATCACCCTAAAACCAGGTGACTTCTGCGGTGAAGAATTGCTAACATGGGCTTTAACGCCCGACCCTAGTCTTAACCTTCCAGATTCAACAAGAACTGTCAAGACAATAACCGAAGTAGAAGCATTTGCACTTCGAGCAGACGATCTCAAATTCGTGTCGAGCCAATTTAAGCGTCTGCACAGCAAGAAACTGCAGCACGCTTTCAGATACTATTCGCATCAATGGAGAGCTTGGGGTGCGTCGTTTATACAAGCCGCTTGGAGGCGTCACCGGAAGAGAGAACTGGCAATGGAGTTGAtggaaaaggagaatctgtaTTATGAAAATGTTATGGAGATTGAGGGTTATGAAGGGAGTGGCGCAGGAGAGAGTTCTAATGCTAATCAGGGACAGAATTTCGGTGCTACATTTTTGGCTTCGAGATTCGCTGCAAACACAAAGAAAGGCGCAGTTAAGAAGGTTACAATAATCCCTGATGATACCAGTTTGAAAATGCCTAAGATGTTCAAGCCAACTGAGCCTGATTTCTCAACATTTCAAGaagattaa
- the LOC131632599 gene encoding ACT domain-containing protein ACR3-like isoform X1: MYINLKLIQKRRCVRMSAVCWPYFDPEYENFSNRINPPRVTVDNASCRNCTLIKFDSVNKPGILLEVVQILTDLDFIITKAYISSDGGWFMDVFHVTDQHGKKITDDKTIDLIEKALGPKSQSKEGVKNWAGKRVGVHSVGDHIAIELIGRDRPGLLSEISAVLASLHFNVTVAEVWTHNRRIACVLYVNDGTRQAVDDPKRLSVVEEQLNNILRGCEDGDKVASRTSLSMSFTHIDRRLHQMLFADRDYESSGVTTTESECPPSFRPKITIECCKEKGYSVVSVRCKDRAKLMFDIVCTLTDMEYVVSHATISSDVPYASQEYFIRHMDGCTLDTEGEKERVIKCIGAAIQRRVSEGVSLELCAKDRVGLLSEVTRILRENGLTVCRAGISTRGEQALNVFYVRDVSGNSVDMKTIEALRKEIGKTMMVDVKKVPTYDKEPETKGWAKTSFFFGNLLERFLA; encoded by the exons ATGTACATAAACCTT AAACTCATTCAGAAGAGAAGGTGTGTTAGAATGAGTGCAGTTTGTTGGCCATATTTTGATCCTGAGTATGAGAATTTCAGCAACAGAATCAACCCTCCAAG GGTAACAGTGGACAATGCTAGTTGCCGTAACTGTACACTAATCAAG TTTGATAGTGTTAACAAACCTGGAATTCTGCTGGAAGTTGTGCAAATTTTGACAGACCTTGATTTTATAATTACCAAAGCTTACATATCTTCTGATGGGGGATGGTTCATGGATG TATTTCATGTCACGGATCAGCACGGAAAAAAGATAACAGATGACAAAACCATTGACCTCATTGAAAAG GCTCTAGGACCGAAAAGCCAGAGTAAAGAAGGAGTGAAGAATTGGGCAGGAAAACGGGTTGGGGTGCATTCGGTCGGTGATCATATAGCTATTGAGCTGATCGGGAGAGACCGCCCCGGTCTCTTGTCTGAGATATCAGCTGTCCTTGCAAGCCTCCATTTTAACGTTACCGTAGCTGAAGTTTGGACTCATAACAGGAGAATAGCTTGCGTCCTTTATGTCAATGACGGTACAAGACAAGCCGTGGATGATCCAAAAAGATTGTCTGTTGTTGAGGAGCAGCTCAATAACATCTTACGCGGATGTGAGGACGGTGATAAAGTTGCTAGTAGAACTAGTCTCTCCATGAGTTTCACCCATATCGATAGACGGCTCCATCAAATGCTGTTTGCTGATCGGGATTATGAAAGTTCTGGAGTAACGACGACAGAAAGTGAATGTCCTCCCTCTTTCCGGCCAAAAATAACAATAGAATGTTGCAAGGAAAAAGGCTACTCAGTGGTTAGTGTCAGGTGCAAAGATCGCGCAAAACTCATGTTTGACATTGTTTGCACTCTTACTGATATGGAATATGTTGTTTCCCATGCCACAATCTCATCAGACGTCCCTTACGCATCCCAG GAATATTTTATTCGACACATGGACGGATGCACGCTTGATACAGAAGGAGAGAAAGAAAGGGTCATCAAATGCATCGGAGCTGCTATTCAAAGAAGAGTAAGCGAG GGTGTAAGCTTAGAATTGTGTGCAAAGGATAGAGTGGGATTGCTATCTGAAGTAACAAGGATTCTAAGGGAGAATGGCCTGACAGTATGTAGGGCAGGTATATCAACTAGAGGGGAGCAAGCACTGAATGTGTTCTATGTGAGGGATGTATCAGGGAACTCAGTGGACATGAAAACTATAGAAGCGCTTCGTAAAGAAATAGGCAAGACAATGATGGTGGATGTTAAGAAGGTACCAACATATGACAAAGAACCAGAGACAAAAGGATGGGCTAAAACTAGCTTCTTCTTTGGTAACTTGTTGGAAAGGTTCTTGGCTTAA
- the LOC131632599 gene encoding ACT domain-containing protein ACR3-like isoform X2 — translation MYINLKRRCVRMSAVCWPYFDPEYENFSNRINPPRVTVDNASCRNCTLIKFDSVNKPGILLEVVQILTDLDFIITKAYISSDGGWFMDVFHVTDQHGKKITDDKTIDLIEKALGPKSQSKEGVKNWAGKRVGVHSVGDHIAIELIGRDRPGLLSEISAVLASLHFNVTVAEVWTHNRRIACVLYVNDGTRQAVDDPKRLSVVEEQLNNILRGCEDGDKVASRTSLSMSFTHIDRRLHQMLFADRDYESSGVTTTESECPPSFRPKITIECCKEKGYSVVSVRCKDRAKLMFDIVCTLTDMEYVVSHATISSDVPYASQEYFIRHMDGCTLDTEGEKERVIKCIGAAIQRRVSEGVSLELCAKDRVGLLSEVTRILRENGLTVCRAGISTRGEQALNVFYVRDVSGNSVDMKTIEALRKEIGKTMMVDVKKVPTYDKEPETKGWAKTSFFFGNLLERFLA, via the exons ATGTACATAAACCTT AAGAGAAGGTGTGTTAGAATGAGTGCAGTTTGTTGGCCATATTTTGATCCTGAGTATGAGAATTTCAGCAACAGAATCAACCCTCCAAG GGTAACAGTGGACAATGCTAGTTGCCGTAACTGTACACTAATCAAG TTTGATAGTGTTAACAAACCTGGAATTCTGCTGGAAGTTGTGCAAATTTTGACAGACCTTGATTTTATAATTACCAAAGCTTACATATCTTCTGATGGGGGATGGTTCATGGATG TATTTCATGTCACGGATCAGCACGGAAAAAAGATAACAGATGACAAAACCATTGACCTCATTGAAAAG GCTCTAGGACCGAAAAGCCAGAGTAAAGAAGGAGTGAAGAATTGGGCAGGAAAACGGGTTGGGGTGCATTCGGTCGGTGATCATATAGCTATTGAGCTGATCGGGAGAGACCGCCCCGGTCTCTTGTCTGAGATATCAGCTGTCCTTGCAAGCCTCCATTTTAACGTTACCGTAGCTGAAGTTTGGACTCATAACAGGAGAATAGCTTGCGTCCTTTATGTCAATGACGGTACAAGACAAGCCGTGGATGATCCAAAAAGATTGTCTGTTGTTGAGGAGCAGCTCAATAACATCTTACGCGGATGTGAGGACGGTGATAAAGTTGCTAGTAGAACTAGTCTCTCCATGAGTTTCACCCATATCGATAGACGGCTCCATCAAATGCTGTTTGCTGATCGGGATTATGAAAGTTCTGGAGTAACGACGACAGAAAGTGAATGTCCTCCCTCTTTCCGGCCAAAAATAACAATAGAATGTTGCAAGGAAAAAGGCTACTCAGTGGTTAGTGTCAGGTGCAAAGATCGCGCAAAACTCATGTTTGACATTGTTTGCACTCTTACTGATATGGAATATGTTGTTTCCCATGCCACAATCTCATCAGACGTCCCTTACGCATCCCAG GAATATTTTATTCGACACATGGACGGATGCACGCTTGATACAGAAGGAGAGAAAGAAAGGGTCATCAAATGCATCGGAGCTGCTATTCAAAGAAGAGTAAGCGAG GGTGTAAGCTTAGAATTGTGTGCAAAGGATAGAGTGGGATTGCTATCTGAAGTAACAAGGATTCTAAGGGAGAATGGCCTGACAGTATGTAGGGCAGGTATATCAACTAGAGGGGAGCAAGCACTGAATGTGTTCTATGTGAGGGATGTATCAGGGAACTCAGTGGACATGAAAACTATAGAAGCGCTTCGTAAAGAAATAGGCAAGACAATGATGGTGGATGTTAAGAAGGTACCAACATATGACAAAGAACCAGAGACAAAAGGATGGGCTAAAACTAGCTTCTTCTTTGGTAACTTGTTGGAAAGGTTCTTGGCTTAA
- the LOC131632599 gene encoding ACT domain-containing protein ACR3-like isoform X3, whose product MSAVCWPYFDPEYENFSNRINPPRVTVDNASCRNCTLIKFDSVNKPGILLEVVQILTDLDFIITKAYISSDGGWFMDVFHVTDQHGKKITDDKTIDLIEKALGPKSQSKEGVKNWAGKRVGVHSVGDHIAIELIGRDRPGLLSEISAVLASLHFNVTVAEVWTHNRRIACVLYVNDGTRQAVDDPKRLSVVEEQLNNILRGCEDGDKVASRTSLSMSFTHIDRRLHQMLFADRDYESSGVTTTESECPPSFRPKITIECCKEKGYSVVSVRCKDRAKLMFDIVCTLTDMEYVVSHATISSDVPYASQEYFIRHMDGCTLDTEGEKERVIKCIGAAIQRRVSEGVSLELCAKDRVGLLSEVTRILRENGLTVCRAGISTRGEQALNVFYVRDVSGNSVDMKTIEALRKEIGKTMMVDVKKVPTYDKEPETKGWAKTSFFFGNLLERFLA is encoded by the exons ATGAGTGCAGTTTGTTGGCCATATTTTGATCCTGAGTATGAGAATTTCAGCAACAGAATCAACCCTCCAAG GGTAACAGTGGACAATGCTAGTTGCCGTAACTGTACACTAATCAAG TTTGATAGTGTTAACAAACCTGGAATTCTGCTGGAAGTTGTGCAAATTTTGACAGACCTTGATTTTATAATTACCAAAGCTTACATATCTTCTGATGGGGGATGGTTCATGGATG TATTTCATGTCACGGATCAGCACGGAAAAAAGATAACAGATGACAAAACCATTGACCTCATTGAAAAG GCTCTAGGACCGAAAAGCCAGAGTAAAGAAGGAGTGAAGAATTGGGCAGGAAAACGGGTTGGGGTGCATTCGGTCGGTGATCATATAGCTATTGAGCTGATCGGGAGAGACCGCCCCGGTCTCTTGTCTGAGATATCAGCTGTCCTTGCAAGCCTCCATTTTAACGTTACCGTAGCTGAAGTTTGGACTCATAACAGGAGAATAGCTTGCGTCCTTTATGTCAATGACGGTACAAGACAAGCCGTGGATGATCCAAAAAGATTGTCTGTTGTTGAGGAGCAGCTCAATAACATCTTACGCGGATGTGAGGACGGTGATAAAGTTGCTAGTAGAACTAGTCTCTCCATGAGTTTCACCCATATCGATAGACGGCTCCATCAAATGCTGTTTGCTGATCGGGATTATGAAAGTTCTGGAGTAACGACGACAGAAAGTGAATGTCCTCCCTCTTTCCGGCCAAAAATAACAATAGAATGTTGCAAGGAAAAAGGCTACTCAGTGGTTAGTGTCAGGTGCAAAGATCGCGCAAAACTCATGTTTGACATTGTTTGCACTCTTACTGATATGGAATATGTTGTTTCCCATGCCACAATCTCATCAGACGTCCCTTACGCATCCCAG GAATATTTTATTCGACACATGGACGGATGCACGCTTGATACAGAAGGAGAGAAAGAAAGGGTCATCAAATGCATCGGAGCTGCTATTCAAAGAAGAGTAAGCGAG GGTGTAAGCTTAGAATTGTGTGCAAAGGATAGAGTGGGATTGCTATCTGAAGTAACAAGGATTCTAAGGGAGAATGGCCTGACAGTATGTAGGGCAGGTATATCAACTAGAGGGGAGCAAGCACTGAATGTGTTCTATGTGAGGGATGTATCAGGGAACTCAGTGGACATGAAAACTATAGAAGCGCTTCGTAAAGAAATAGGCAAGACAATGATGGTGGATGTTAAGAAGGTACCAACATATGACAAAGAACCAGAGACAAAAGGATGGGCTAAAACTAGCTTCTTCTTTGGTAACTTGTTGGAAAGGTTCTTGGCTTAA